Proteins from a single region of Runella sp. SP2:
- a CDS encoding stage II sporulation protein M, whose translation MKEAVFVKRNTEKWQAYESTPTHDPDQLTERFIELTDDLSYARTFYPKANVTRYLNGITAQFHQKLYSNRREDRNRVARFWREELPLLMYESRFKLLYSFVFFMGACVLGWVSAANDDTFVRLILGDAYVNQTLENINNGDPLAIYGHTGQVSMFLQITFNNIRVSFVAFVLGIVYSFGTIVILFKNGVMLGAFQFFFFERGLLLTSVLKIWIHGTLEISAIVIAGAAGLVMGHSLLFPRTYSRLESFKQGAKKGVKIVIGLVPIFVTAGFLESFVTRLTLPAFVSGSIILISAVFIIWYFVIYPRQLSQHK comes from the coding sequence ATGAAAGAAGCCGTATTTGTAAAACGAAATACCGAAAAGTGGCAAGCGTACGAATCGACGCCCACCCACGACCCCGACCAACTCACCGAACGGTTTATCGAACTGACCGACGACCTTTCATACGCTCGGACGTTTTACCCCAAGGCAAACGTAACGCGCTACCTCAATGGTATCACGGCACAGTTTCACCAAAAACTTTATTCCAACCGCCGCGAAGACCGCAATCGTGTTGCCCGTTTTTGGCGCGAGGAGCTGCCTCTGCTCATGTACGAATCGCGGTTTAAGCTCTTGTATTCTTTTGTGTTTTTCATGGGGGCTTGCGTATTAGGTTGGGTTTCGGCGGCCAACGATGACACCTTCGTTCGGCTTATTTTGGGCGATGCTTACGTCAATCAAACCCTCGAAAACATCAACAATGGTGACCCATTGGCCATCTATGGCCATACGGGCCAAGTAAGTATGTTTTTGCAAATTACGTTTAACAACATTCGGGTTTCCTTCGTAGCTTTTGTATTAGGCATTGTTTACTCATTTGGTACCATTGTCATTTTGTTCAAAAATGGGGTCATGCTCGGTGCGTTTCAGTTCTTTTTCTTTGAACGTGGACTACTGCTTACCTCCGTACTAAAAATTTGGATTCACGGGACGCTCGAAATCTCGGCCATTGTAATTGCAGGGGCGGCAGGCTTGGTGATGGGGCACAGTTTGTTGTTTCCACGCACTTACAGCCGACTCGAATCTTTCAAGCAAGGTGCCAAAAAAGGGGTAAAAATTGTCATTGGCCTGGTACCTATTTTTGTCACCGCAGGCTTTCTCGAAAGTTTTGTCACACGCCTCACCTTGCCCGCTTTTGTTAGCGGAAGCATTATTTTGATTTCGGCCGTATTTATTATTTGGTATTTTGTAATTTATCCTCGACAACTCTCTCAACACAAATGA
- a CDS encoding RDD family protein: MSVRIQTSQNVDLEYEPASIGERIAANLIDRLIYIGWVIAWIVAYGAMGRGSGTSTFVMIVIVVLPIMLYPILTEYFLNGQTLGKRAMRIRVVLLDGSPATLGAYLLRWLLILVDTEILTPLVAIITIAANGKGQRIGDIAAGTTVVKTTKRVLLSQVVYQELPDDYLVTYATANQLKDADIETIRQVLRTSNDELLERTAEKVAEVLEITSPLEYRTFLLTVVNDYAYLANKEEQ, translated from the coding sequence ATGTCTGTTAGAATCCAAACCTCCCAAAATGTCGATTTAGAATATGAACCTGCGAGCATTGGGGAACGAATCGCTGCCAATCTTATCGACCGCCTTATTTACATTGGTTGGGTGATTGCTTGGATAGTTGCCTACGGCGCAATGGGCAGAGGAAGCGGCACGAGTACGTTTGTGATGATTGTAATCGTTGTTTTGCCCATCATGCTGTACCCAATTTTAACAGAATATTTTTTGAATGGTCAAACCCTCGGTAAGCGCGCCATGCGAATCAGGGTAGTGTTGCTTGACGGAAGCCCAGCCACGCTGGGGGCGTATCTCTTGCGATGGTTGTTGATATTGGTCGATACCGAAATCTTGACGCCATTAGTGGCCATTATTACGATTGCGGCCAACGGAAAAGGGCAACGAATTGGGGACATTGCGGCGGGAACAACGGTGGTCAAAACCACCAAGCGTGTCTTGCTCAGTCAGGTGGTGTACCAAGAACTGCCAGACGATTATTTGGTGACCTATGCCACTGCCAACCAGCTCAAAGACGCCGACATCGAAACCATTCGTCAGGTGTTGCGTACATCAAACGACGAACTGTTGGAACGGACTGCTGAAAAAGTAGCCGAAGTATTGGAAATAACGTCTCCGTTAGAATACCGTACATTTTTGCTGACAGTCGTCAACGATTACGCCTATTTGGCAAACAAAGAGGAACAGTAA
- a CDS encoding thioesterase family protein: MEIVKDLIKDYPSYVEIPVQWGDMDAMQHVNNTVYLRYMESSRIRFFSDILRIGFAPDGVGAILAEIRCKYKFPLTYPDTVIVTSRIIPESWDEFSVQIQHLVVSKTYERVAAEGVARIVFYDYLNKQKAAIPDAIKTRLLMP; encoded by the coding sequence ATGGAAATAGTAAAAGATCTCATCAAAGACTATCCTTCGTACGTAGAAATTCCCGTACAATGGGGCGATATGGACGCAATGCAACATGTCAACAATACGGTGTATTTGCGTTACATGGAATCGAGTCGGATTCGGTTTTTCTCAGATATTCTGCGCATTGGTTTTGCGCCAGACGGTGTAGGGGCTATTTTGGCCGAAATCAGGTGTAAATACAAGTTCCCGCTAACTTATCCTGACACAGTCATTGTTACGTCACGTATTATCCCCGAAAGTTGGGATGAATTTAGCGTCCAAATTCAACATTTAGTAGTAAGTAAAACCTACGAGCGGGTAGCGGCAGAAGGGGTAGCTCGCATTGTTTTTTATGATTATCTCAATAAACAAAAAGCGGCGATTCCCGACGCAATCAAAACGAGGTTATTGATGCCTTAG
- a CDS encoding GMC oxidoreductase: MYFNIDAKQGNQYDAIVIGSGISGGWAAKELCEKGLRTLVLDRGRNVDHITDYPTAMKNPWDLPHHNRLPPSFREKNPIVSRCYALDEATQQFFTKDDEQPYIQEKPFDWIRAYQVGGKSLLWARQVQRWAKYDFEGPARDGFAVPWPVTYDELAPWYSYVERFAGISGNKDGLEGLPDGEFLPPWELNCVEKHLQQSFKKHYTDRHLIIGRCAHLTKPQPWHTALGRAQCQARHLCYRGCPFGAYFSSQSATLPAARKTGKLTIRPHSVVHSIIYDEKAGKATGVRIVDANTLETIEYYAKIIFLNASCLASNQILLNSTSNRFSNGLGNDNGMLGHHVAFHNYRGHVYADIDGFEDKYYFGRRPTSGFMPRYQNVHKQETDFLRGYLVAMSAARGGWGSAAGEEGFGAAWKEANAKPGPWHLSVQIQAETIPKYENHVRLSQDKKDKYGIPQLITSIGYDDNDEKMLKHFWETNVEMLTKAGCKNIRTIDTKQSPGLDIHEMGGVRMGADPKTSLVNKWNQLHACKNVFVTDGAAMTSISTQNPSLTFMAFTARAVNHAVAELKKKNL, translated from the coding sequence ATGTATTTTAATATTGATGCTAAACAGGGGAATCAATACGACGCCATCGTGATTGGCTCGGGGATTTCGGGTGGATGGGCGGCCAAAGAATTGTGCGAAAAGGGTTTGCGTACCTTAGTACTTGACCGAGGGCGCAACGTTGACCATATTACTGACTATCCCACGGCCATGAAAAACCCGTGGGATTTGCCGCACCACAATCGGCTGCCTCCTTCGTTTCGGGAAAAAAATCCGATTGTAAGCCGCTGTTACGCACTAGATGAGGCTACGCAACAGTTTTTTACGAAAGATGACGAACAACCTTACATCCAAGAAAAGCCATTTGATTGGATTCGGGCGTATCAGGTAGGTGGCAAATCGCTGCTGTGGGCGCGGCAGGTGCAGCGCTGGGCCAAATACGATTTTGAAGGCCCTGCCCGTGATGGCTTTGCGGTGCCTTGGCCTGTCACTTACGACGAGCTCGCACCTTGGTACAGTTACGTGGAGCGTTTTGCGGGTATATCAGGAAATAAAGACGGACTCGAAGGGTTACCCGATGGGGAGTTTTTGCCACCTTGGGAGTTGAATTGCGTGGAAAAGCACCTTCAGCAGTCGTTTAAAAAACACTATACCGACCGTCATTTGATTATTGGGCGGTGTGCACACTTAACTAAGCCTCAGCCTTGGCATACAGCTTTGGGGAGGGCACAGTGTCAAGCGCGGCATTTGTGCTACCGTGGCTGCCCGTTTGGGGCGTATTTTAGTTCGCAGTCGGCTACATTGCCTGCGGCTCGCAAAACGGGTAAACTGACCATTCGTCCGCATTCGGTGGTCCATTCTATTATTTATGATGAAAAAGCAGGGAAGGCGACAGGAGTACGAATCGTCGATGCCAATACGCTCGAAACGATTGAGTATTACGCAAAAATCATCTTCCTAAATGCTTCCTGTTTGGCCTCCAACCAAATCTTGTTGAATTCTACCTCAAATCGTTTTTCCAACGGACTGGGCAACGACAATGGTATGCTGGGGCACCATGTAGCTTTTCATAATTACCGAGGTCATGTGTATGCCGACATCGACGGTTTTGAAGATAAATATTACTTTGGTCGCCGACCTACGTCGGGTTTTATGCCGAGGTATCAGAATGTGCACAAACAAGAAACCGACTTTTTGCGGGGTTACTTGGTGGCGATGAGTGCAGCAAGAGGCGGTTGGGGAAGCGCCGCTGGCGAAGAGGGTTTTGGGGCAGCTTGGAAAGAGGCCAATGCAAAACCTGGCCCTTGGCATTTGTCTGTGCAGATTCAGGCAGAGACCATTCCCAAGTACGAAAACCACGTGCGTTTGAGCCAAGATAAAAAAGATAAATACGGTATTCCGCAGTTAATTACGTCGATTGGCTACGATGATAACGATGAGAAAATGTTGAAACATTTTTGGGAAACCAACGTTGAAATGCTAACCAAAGCAGGTTGTAAAAACATTCGGACGATTGATACCAAACAATCCCCTGGGCTTGACATTCACGAAATGGGTGGAGTTAGAATGGGCGCCGACCCCAAGACGTCGCTGGTCAATAAGTGGAATCAACTTCATGCTTGTAAAAACGTGTTTGTGACCGACGGTGCTGCGATGACTTCGATTAGTACCCAAAATCCCTCATTGACGTTTATGGCCTTTACGGCGCGGGCCGTTAATCATGCCGTTGCAGAATTAAAAAAGAAAAATTTATAA
- a CDS encoding nuclear transport factor 2 family protein codes for MKTISRFTLIAALLTLWICKSYVVWSQTSTETAVATIEKDRFAALVSKDYAYLDKVLAEDLYYCHSNGLIDTKTSFVQSIKDGKLTYQEMVPEDLKVRVYGKTAVITGMCAAKVLSNGQQLNTRFRFTDVYVKNKAGWQMVSWQSLRMP; via the coding sequence ATGAAAACCATCTCTCGTTTTACCCTCATTGCAGCTTTGCTAACGCTTTGGATATGTAAAAGCTACGTGGTTTGGTCGCAAACTTCGACCGAAACTGCCGTTGCTACCATTGAAAAAGATCGTTTTGCTGCGCTGGTAAGCAAAGACTACGCTTATCTCGACAAAGTACTCGCCGAAGACCTATATTATTGCCATTCAAACGGGTTGATTGACACCAAAACGTCATTTGTACAATCTATTAAAGATGGAAAGCTTACTTACCAAGAAATGGTACCCGAAGATTTGAAGGTGCGTGTTTATGGTAAGACGGCTGTTATCACGGGTATGTGTGCGGCAAAAGTGCTGAGCAATGGCCAACAGCTCAACACACGCTTTCGATTTACGGATGTCTATGTGAAAAATAAAGCAGGTTGGCAAATGGTAAGCTGGCAGTCGCTGAGAATGCCGTAA